One genomic window of Arthrobacter caoxuetaonis includes the following:
- the lepB gene encoding signal peptidase I: MGDWRFVFWAAAAAVVLAGVVRAFFFDVFYIPSGSMEPLLAPGDRILVSRMEYRSGEIQRGDVVVFDGRGSLAPLHSSDPLLQQGLAKAGQWLGLTGSDSIYVKRVIGLPGDQVACCSDSGSLTVNGTPIQEPYLFPGDAASEQAFDVEVPAGRLWLLGDHRSESADSRSLLGAPGGGLIPQDRVIGRAQQILWPFERSSEIERLELEAVWNLAE; this comes from the coding sequence CTGGGGGACTGGCGTTTCGTGTTCTGGGCCGCAGCAGCGGCCGTTGTGCTTGCCGGAGTCGTCCGTGCCTTCTTCTTTGACGTGTTCTACATTCCCTCCGGGTCCATGGAGCCGCTGCTTGCACCCGGGGACCGCATCCTGGTCTCGAGGATGGAATACCGCAGCGGCGAGATCCAGCGGGGCGACGTCGTAGTCTTCGACGGACGCGGCTCCCTGGCACCCCTGCACAGCAGTGATCCCCTCCTGCAGCAGGGGCTGGCCAAAGCGGGCCAGTGGCTGGGCCTGACGGGCAGCGATTCCATCTACGTGAAGCGCGTCATCGGTCTTCCGGGTGACCAGGTTGCGTGCTGCTCGGACAGCGGAAGCCTGACCGTCAACGGCACGCCGATCCAGGAGCCCTATCTGTTCCCCGGCGACGCCGCCAGCGAGCAGGCGTTCGACGTCGAGGTCCCGGCCGGGCGCCTGTGGCTCCTGGGGGACCACCGTTCCGAATCAGCTGATTCCAGGTCGCTGCTCGGCGCTCCCGGAGGTGGACTCATCCCGCAGGATCGTGTGATTGGGCGCGCCCAGCAAATCCTATGGCCGTTCGAAAGAAGCTCAGAGATTGAACGGCTAGAGTTGGAAGCCGTATGGAATTTAGCGGAATAA
- the rplS gene encoding 50S ribosomal protein L19: protein MHILDSVDAASLRSDIPEFRAGDTVKVHVNIVEGKNTRVQVFQGFVMKRQGDGLRETFTVRKVSFGVGVERTFPVHSPVIDKIEVVSRGDVRRAKLYYMRDLRGKAAKIKEKRDFRPAK from the coding sequence ATGCACATCCTAGATTCTGTTGACGCAGCCTCGCTGCGTTCGGACATCCCCGAGTTCCGCGCCGGTGACACGGTCAAGGTTCACGTCAACATCGTTGAAGGCAAGAACACCCGTGTTCAGGTCTTCCAGGGCTTCGTCATGAAGCGGCAGGGCGACGGCCTCCGCGAGACCTTCACGGTCCGCAAGGTCAGCTTCGGTGTCGGCGTGGAGCGTACCTTCCCGGTGCACTCCCCGGTCATCGACAAGATCGAGGTCGTTAGCCGTGGTGACGTCCGCCGCGCCAAGCTGTACTACATGCGCGACCTGCGCGGCAAGGCTGCCAAGATCAAGGAAAAGCGCGACTTCCGTCCCGCCAAGTAA
- the trmD gene encoding tRNA (guanosine(37)-N1)-methyltransferase TrmD yields the protein MRIDVFSIFPEYLAALDLSLIGKARQDGLLDVRVHDLRAFTTDRHRTVDDTPYGGGAGMVMKPEPWSQALASSLADAGAGDTAGTRPVLIVPSPAGEVFTQATAYELAEAEHLVFACGRYEGIDERVLEWAGENFDVRPMSLGDYVLNGGEVAVLAMVEAIGRLVPGVVGNPESLVEESHSDGLLEYPVYTKPSIWRERAIPEVLLSGNHAKIARFRRDEQLRRTSERRPDLLAKLDPASLDKADRATLAALGWTVTPEAVLPRP from the coding sequence GTGCGCATCGACGTCTTCTCCATCTTTCCGGAGTACCTCGCCGCACTGGACCTGTCCCTGATCGGCAAGGCACGCCAGGACGGGCTCCTTGACGTGCGTGTCCACGACCTGCGCGCCTTCACCACGGACCGGCACCGCACTGTGGATGACACTCCCTACGGCGGCGGAGCCGGCATGGTGATGAAGCCCGAACCCTGGTCCCAGGCGCTGGCCTCTTCCCTGGCGGACGCCGGTGCTGGGGACACCGCCGGTACCCGGCCGGTCCTGATCGTCCCGTCGCCTGCCGGAGAAGTCTTCACCCAGGCCACGGCCTATGAGCTTGCGGAGGCAGAGCACCTGGTCTTCGCCTGCGGACGCTATGAGGGCATAGACGAGAGGGTGCTGGAATGGGCCGGGGAGAACTTCGACGTCCGCCCCATGAGCCTGGGCGACTACGTCCTGAACGGCGGGGAGGTGGCCGTGCTGGCCATGGTCGAGGCGATCGGCCGCCTGGTGCCCGGCGTCGTTGGCAATCCTGAATCCCTGGTCGAGGAATCCCACTCCGATGGCCTCTTGGAGTATCCGGTCTATACCAAGCCTTCAATCTGGCGTGAACGTGCGATTCCGGAGGTGCTGCTGAGCGGCAACCACGCGAAGATCGCCCGTTTCCGCCGGGACGAACAGCTCAGGCGCACGTCCGAGCGCCGGCCGGACCTGCTGGCCAAACTCGACCCGGCCAGCCTGGACAAGGCAGACAGGGCCACGCTGGCAGCCCTGGGCTGGACGGTTACGCCCGAGGCCGTCCTGCCCCGGCCCTGA
- the rimM gene encoding ribosome maturation factor RimM (Essential for efficient processing of 16S rRNA): MQLQVARIGKPHGIRGEVTVQVLTDAPEDRFVPGAVLTVEPASKGPLTVLSARWNKDILLLGFEEVVDRNGAEELRGVKLFIDTDEAGAEEDGEGWYEHELVGLKAKVGGDVVGTVTALRTLTVQDLLIVEDTQGREVLVPFVEAIVPEVNTEDGYVLLTPPAGLFELNIPEADKGGAGS, translated from the coding sequence ATGCAGTTACAGGTGGCACGCATCGGCAAGCCCCACGGCATCCGCGGCGAGGTGACCGTGCAGGTGCTGACCGATGCCCCCGAAGACCGCTTTGTGCCCGGTGCAGTGCTCACCGTCGAGCCGGCGTCCAAGGGCCCGCTGACTGTGCTGAGCGCACGCTGGAACAAGGACATCCTCCTGCTCGGGTTCGAAGAAGTGGTGGATCGCAACGGCGCCGAGGAACTGCGCGGCGTGAAGCTTTTCATCGACACGGACGAAGCCGGCGCAGAAGAGGACGGCGAAGGCTGGTACGAACACGAGCTGGTGGGCCTGAAGGCCAAGGTGGGCGGCGACGTCGTCGGCACCGTGACTGCGCTGCGTACCCTTACTGTCCAGGACCTGCTCATCGTGGAAGACACGCAGGGGCGGGAGGTCCTGGTCCCCTTCGTCGAGGCGATCGTTCCGGAGGTCAACACGGAAGACGGCTATGTGCTGCTGACTCCGCCGGCCGGACTCTTTGAGCTCAACATCCCGGAGGCAGACAAGGGCGGGGCAGGCAGCTAA
- a CDS encoding RNA-binding protein, producing the protein MLAEALEHLVRGIVDSPEDVKVSAKNNRRGETLEVRVHQDDLGRVIGRQGRTARALRTVISALAGSDQVRVDVVDTDRRR; encoded by the coding sequence TTGCTGGCCGAAGCGCTGGAGCACCTCGTGCGCGGAATCGTTGACTCCCCTGAGGATGTCAAGGTTTCCGCAAAGAACAACCGCCGCGGGGAAACCCTCGAGGTCCGTGTTCATCAGGACGATCTTGGCCGGGTAATCGGCCGCCAGGGACGCACCGCCCGCGCATTGCGCACGGTGATTTCCGCCCTGGCCGGCAGCGACCAGGTCCGCGTCGACGTCGTCGACACTGACCGGCGCCGCTGA
- the rpsP gene encoding 30S ribosomal protein S16, whose product MAVKIRLKRLGKKFSAHYRVVVMDSRAKRDGRAIEEIGLYRPTEEPSYIDIKSDRAQYWLGVGAQPTEQVAALLKITGDWQKFKNIEGQEGTLRTKAPKEPFVVPEKKSVIVPEAITPKAKKEEAEAASTEAEAE is encoded by the coding sequence GTGGCCGTAAAGATTCGCCTTAAGCGCCTCGGCAAGAAGTTCTCAGCACACTACCGCGTTGTTGTCATGGATTCCCGTGCCAAGCGCGATGGCCGTGCCATCGAAGAAATCGGACTCTACCGTCCGACCGAGGAACCGTCGTACATCGACATCAAGTCCGACCGTGCCCAGTACTGGCTCGGCGTCGGCGCCCAGCCGACCGAGCAGGTCGCAGCTCTGCTGAAGATCACCGGTGACTGGCAGAAGTTCAAGAACATCGAGGGCCAGGAAGGTACCCTGCGTACCAAGGCCCCGAAGGAGCCCTTCGTGGTTCCCGAGAAGAAGTCCGTGATTGTCCCCGAAGCAATCACCCCGAAGGCCAAGAAGGAAGAGGCAGAAGCCGCTTCCACCGAGGCTGAGGCTGAGTAG
- a CDS encoding VOC family protein, producing the protein MNLQPTPDLLPADLAMGTVMLKVGNMERVWGYYREALGLDVVAEADGGLYLGRGTVPLVHLAPAQGLQVASRGEAGLFHTAILFETQSDLAATVAMAAQFDPSAYVGSADHLVSEAFYFTDPEGNGIELYWDRPREAWDWDATAAGKTVRMASLALPPQQYFQEHLSEEAMSRVAAAAAGVGHVHLQVGDTATAAEFYVGTLGFERTADFHGQALFVSAGGYHHHMAMNVWNSQGAGPRKDTLGLGEVLIRVPGQDDVGALADRLKAAGVSSHHTGAELRFEDPWRNRIRVAAA; encoded by the coding sequence ATGAACCTTCAACCAACCCCTGATCTCCTACCCGCCGACCTTGCCATGGGCACCGTGATGCTGAAGGTGGGCAATATGGAGAGAGTGTGGGGCTATTACCGTGAAGCACTCGGGCTCGACGTCGTCGCAGAGGCTGACGGTGGCCTGTATTTGGGGCGCGGGACGGTGCCGCTGGTGCATCTGGCTCCCGCGCAGGGCCTGCAGGTCGCATCGCGGGGAGAGGCAGGACTGTTCCATACGGCGATCCTGTTCGAGACCCAGTCGGACCTTGCGGCGACAGTGGCGATGGCGGCACAGTTCGATCCTTCCGCCTACGTCGGCAGCGCGGACCACCTGGTCAGCGAAGCCTTCTATTTCACTGATCCCGAAGGCAATGGAATCGAACTCTACTGGGACCGTCCCCGTGAGGCGTGGGACTGGGATGCGACGGCGGCAGGCAAGACCGTCCGCATGGCATCGCTGGCGCTTCCCCCGCAGCAGTATTTCCAGGAGCACCTCTCCGAAGAGGCCATGTCGCGGGTTGCCGCAGCAGCAGCCGGTGTGGGGCACGTGCACCTGCAGGTCGGCGACACCGCCACCGCGGCCGAGTTCTACGTGGGTACCCTGGGCTTTGAACGCACGGCGGATTTCCATGGCCAGGCACTGTTCGTTTCCGCTGGCGGCTATCACCACCACATGGCAATGAATGTGTGGAACAGCCAAGGCGCCGGTCCCAGGAAGGACACGCTTGGGCTTGGTGAGGTGCTCATCCGGGTTCCAGGGCAGGATGACGTCGGAGCGCTGGCTGACCGGCTGAAGGCCGCCGGAGTTTCCAGCCACCACACGGGCGCCGAACTGCGCTTCGAAGATCCCTGGCGCAACCGCATCAGGGTTGCCGCCGCCTGA
- a CDS encoding GNAT family N-acetyltransferase: MNGAVRPASPGELSLLPAIEAASDTLLQDVPGTQPGAVDRLPPPTSEEGLRTALQVLVAGRPPQGFARIEEVGTDAHLEQLSVDPLQAGRGVGRALVEAALAWAREQGYPGMTLCTFADVPFNAPFYRSCGFVVIDPEGELARVRENERRLGLDSLGARVAMRKSFEQG; encoded by the coding sequence ATGAACGGCGCTGTCCGTCCCGCGTCGCCCGGCGAACTGTCCCTGCTTCCCGCGATCGAGGCCGCATCAGACACCCTGCTGCAGGATGTCCCGGGGACGCAGCCGGGCGCTGTGGACCGCTTGCCTCCGCCGACGAGCGAGGAGGGGCTGCGCACAGCGCTCCAGGTACTCGTGGCAGGGCGGCCGCCGCAGGGTTTCGCGCGGATCGAGGAGGTCGGAACGGACGCGCACCTCGAGCAGCTTTCTGTCGATCCGCTGCAGGCAGGCAGGGGAGTGGGGCGCGCCCTGGTAGAGGCCGCACTCGCCTGGGCCCGGGAGCAGGGCTATCCCGGCATGACTCTGTGTACCTTTGCCGATGTTCCGTTCAACGCGCCCTTCTACCGCAGCTGCGGGTTCGTCGTTATTGATCCCGAGGGGGAGCTGGCACGGGTCCGGGAGAATGAACGCCGTCTTGGACTGGACTCGCTGGGAGCAAGGGTGGCCATGCGCAAATCCTTCGAACAGGGCTGA
- a CDS encoding NUDIX domain-containing protein, with amino-acid sequence MAASGLARFYGSVFRRRVDAAALVRDSVGAVLAVRSGDGPWALPGAVVKAGEDPRTAAARALLPVLGDRIPAGRMLVFDCAVDSAQDAGGLAFVYDGGSVPAATSGFRAAGDTVHARFLSIDACTRLLEPAEVARLAAALTALETQSVAELVDGRLIPGAPLPARPGIPAMMPQLPEVSHLLG; translated from the coding sequence GTGGCAGCTTCGGGTTTGGCGCGCTTCTACGGCAGCGTCTTCCGCCGCCGGGTCGATGCTGCCGCCCTGGTGCGCGACAGCGTGGGGGCCGTTCTTGCCGTCCGCTCAGGCGACGGGCCCTGGGCATTGCCGGGCGCCGTCGTCAAAGCGGGTGAAGATCCCCGGACTGCCGCTGCACGTGCGTTGTTGCCGGTTCTCGGCGACCGGATTCCTGCCGGCCGGATGCTTGTGTTCGACTGTGCGGTCGATTCGGCCCAGGACGCCGGCGGCCTCGCATTCGTGTACGACGGCGGATCGGTACCGGCCGCCACCTCCGGCTTTCGGGCGGCCGGCGATACCGTACATGCCAGGTTCCTGTCCATTGACGCGTGCACGAGGCTGCTGGAGCCGGCAGAAGTAGCCCGGCTGGCGGCAGCCCTGACTGCCCTGGAAACGCAGTCCGTGGCGGAGCTGGTCGACGGACGCCTGATCCCGGGTGCCCCCCTGCCTGCCAGGCCGGGGATACCGGCCATGATGCCGCAGCTTCCGGAAGTGTCCCACCTGCTGGGTTAG
- the ffh gene encoding signal recognition particle protein: protein MFNSLSDRLTSTFKNLRGKGRLSEADVDATVREIRRALLDADVAVPVVRAFTASVKERALGLEVSQALNPGQQVVKIVNEELVGILGGQTRRLSLAKNPPTVIMLAGLQGAGKTTLAGKLSRYLKDQGHSPLLVAADLQRPNAVKQLQVNGERAGVPVYAPHPGVSSEFEAATGDPVAVARQGVEEARTKLHDIVIVDTAGRLGVDAELMQQAADIRAAITPDEVLFVIDAMIGQDAVATAQAFNEGVNFTGVVLTKLDGDARGGAALSVASVTGKPVMFASTGEGLKDFEVFHPDRMASRILDMGDILTLIEQAEKTWDKDEAARMAKKFADQEDFTLDDFLAQMVQLRNMGSMKKMLMMMPGAAGMREQLENFDEREIDRVEAIVRSMTPHERVAPKIINGSRRARIARGSGVHVSEVNGLLERFAQAQKMMKKMAAGGGIPGMPGVAGPGGFGGSRKKQQAAKGKKKARSGNPAKAAQELAEAEARRAGARKSLPTGSAFGQQGGDFDPSSLNLPKGFDKFLGK from the coding sequence GTGTTCAATTCACTGTCTGACCGGTTGACCTCCACGTTTAAGAACCTGCGGGGCAAGGGGCGTCTGAGCGAAGCGGACGTCGATGCCACAGTGCGGGAAATCCGCCGTGCCCTCCTCGACGCCGACGTCGCGGTACCCGTGGTCCGGGCCTTCACTGCTTCGGTCAAGGAGCGGGCCCTCGGCCTGGAAGTTTCGCAGGCCCTGAACCCGGGCCAGCAGGTCGTCAAGATCGTCAACGAGGAGCTCGTCGGCATCCTCGGCGGCCAGACCCGCCGCCTGTCCCTGGCCAAGAACCCGCCGACGGTGATCATGCTCGCCGGCCTCCAGGGCGCCGGTAAGACGACACTGGCGGGCAAGCTGTCCCGTTACCTCAAGGACCAGGGTCACAGCCCGCTGCTGGTTGCTGCCGATCTCCAGCGCCCCAACGCCGTCAAGCAGCTGCAAGTCAACGGTGAACGCGCCGGCGTGCCGGTCTACGCTCCGCATCCCGGCGTCAGCTCGGAATTCGAAGCCGCCACCGGCGATCCGGTGGCCGTCGCCCGCCAGGGTGTGGAGGAAGCGCGCACCAAGCTGCATGACATCGTCATTGTGGACACCGCAGGCCGCCTGGGCGTCGATGCGGAACTGATGCAGCAGGCCGCAGACATCCGCGCGGCGATCACGCCGGACGAAGTGCTCTTCGTTATCGATGCCATGATCGGCCAGGATGCCGTTGCCACGGCGCAGGCCTTCAACGAAGGCGTGAACTTCACCGGCGTTGTCCTCACAAAGCTCGACGGCGATGCCCGCGGCGGTGCCGCGCTCTCCGTTGCCTCCGTCACCGGCAAGCCCGTGATGTTCGCTTCCACCGGTGAAGGCCTGAAGGATTTCGAGGTCTTCCACCCGGACCGCATGGCCAGCCGCATCCTCGACATGGGCGACATCCTCACCCTTATTGAGCAGGCGGAGAAGACCTGGGACAAGGATGAAGCTGCCCGGATGGCGAAGAAGTTCGCCGACCAGGAAGACTTCACCCTGGATGACTTCCTCGCCCAGATGGTGCAGCTGCGCAACATGGGTTCCATGAAGAAGATGCTCATGATGATGCCCGGTGCTGCCGGAATGCGTGAGCAGCTGGAGAACTTCGACGAGCGTGAAATCGACCGCGTCGAGGCGATCGTCCGTTCCATGACGCCACACGAACGGGTAGCTCCCAAGATCATCAACGGCTCCCGCCGTGCCCGTATTGCCCGCGGCTCCGGCGTCCACGTCTCGGAGGTCAACGGCCTGCTCGAGCGCTTCGCCCAGGCACAGAAGATGATGAAGAAGATGGCTGCAGGCGGCGGCATCCCGGGGATGCCCGGCGTTGCAGGCCCCGGAGGGTTCGGCGGCAGCCGCAAGAAGCAGCAGGCTGCCAAGGGCAAGAAGAAGGCCCGTTCCGGCAACCCGGCCAAGGCCGCCCAGGAACTGGCGGAGGCCGAGGCGCGCCGCGCCGGGGCACGCAAGTCGCTGCCCACCGGTTCGGCTTTCGGGCAGCAGGGCGGGGATTTTGATCCGTCGTCCCTGAACCTTCCCAAGGGCTTCGACAAGTTCCTCGGGAAATAG
- a CDS encoding glucose-6-phosphate dehydrogenase: protein MADEGVRETRVHTLLILGATGDLSRRLLLPGLARLIARGRAPGLVVVGSGSRSWSQEQWQDRVREAFSSENNDADPDAQRELSAAVQRSRYLQMDLSRPDDLGASLQTLDAPLAVYFGLPPALTLTAVQGLNRDDLPPNTLLVLEKPFGTDQSSARELNRLLADLVPEKDIFRVDHFLGMTTVMNLVGMRFSNRLLEPVWNSLHIEKMEILFDEQLALEGRAKYYDSSGALEDMIQSHLLHTMAFMAIGPPASLGERDLRDLVAAVLRASSVPEDFLASTRRARYTAGVIEGKEITGYTESPGVDPHRATETLAEIEIAINNERWAGVPFILRSGKAQARRRKEAVVTFRPVNHLPEGFTGDTALPSRLRISFNPAFLELEMNVNGPADIFKLERSSLTAELHASRLTAYGEVLEAVLEGNELLSVRGDIAEECWRIVDPVLAAWRGNKVPMQTYAAGTEGPRDWNTSRSGL from the coding sequence ATGGCTGATGAAGGCGTCCGCGAGACGCGCGTCCATACCCTGCTGATCCTAGGCGCCACCGGTGATCTGTCCCGCCGCCTGCTTTTGCCGGGGCTGGCCAGGCTGATCGCCCGGGGGCGGGCACCCGGGCTGGTGGTTGTCGGATCCGGGTCCCGCAGCTGGAGCCAGGAGCAGTGGCAGGACCGGGTGAGGGAGGCTTTCAGCTCGGAGAACAACGACGCCGATCCGGACGCGCAGCGCGAACTTTCAGCCGCGGTCCAGCGCAGCAGGTACCTTCAAATGGATTTGTCCCGGCCGGACGACCTGGGAGCCTCGCTGCAAACACTCGATGCACCCCTGGCCGTGTACTTTGGGCTCCCACCGGCCCTGACCCTTACGGCTGTGCAGGGGCTCAACCGCGACGACCTTCCCCCGAATACGCTGCTGGTCCTGGAAAAACCCTTTGGAACGGACCAGTCATCGGCACGTGAGCTCAACCGGCTCCTGGCGGACCTGGTGCCGGAAAAGGACATCTTCCGCGTGGACCATTTCCTGGGCATGACGACCGTCATGAACCTCGTAGGCATGCGGTTTTCGAACCGGCTCCTGGAACCCGTGTGGAATTCCCTGCACATCGAAAAGATGGAAATCCTGTTTGATGAGCAGCTTGCCCTGGAAGGCCGGGCAAAGTACTACGACAGCTCCGGGGCCCTGGAAGACATGATCCAAAGCCATCTGCTGCACACGATGGCCTTCATGGCGATTGGCCCGCCGGCCAGCCTGGGTGAAAGGGATCTGCGCGATCTGGTTGCGGCAGTTCTCCGGGCCTCCTCAGTGCCGGAGGACTTTCTGGCCAGCACGCGGCGTGCCCGGTACACCGCCGGCGTCATTGAGGGCAAGGAGATCACCGGCTATACCGAGTCCCCGGGGGTAGATCCCCACCGGGCCACAGAGACCCTCGCTGAGATCGAAATCGCCATCAACAACGAACGCTGGGCAGGTGTCCCGTTTATCCTGCGCTCGGGCAAGGCCCAAGCCCGGCGTCGCAAGGAAGCTGTCGTCACCTTCCGGCCGGTCAACCACCTGCCCGAAGGCTTCACCGGAGATACAGCGCTCCCCTCCCGGCTGAGGATCTCCTTCAATCCGGCCTTCCTGGAACTGGAAATGAACGTCAACGGCCCTGCGGACATCTTCAAGCTCGAACGCAGCTCCCTGACCGCCGAGCTGCATGCCTCCCGGCTGACCGCGTACGGAGAAGTCCTGGAGGCCGTCCTGGAGGGAAACGAACTGCTCTCCGTCCGCGGGGACATTGCCGAGGAATGCTGGCGGATCGTGGATCCCGTGCTCGCCGCCTGGCGTGGAAACAAAGTCCCTATGCAAACCTACGCTGCGGGTACGGAGGGTCCCCGGGACTGGAACACCAGCCGCAGCGGCCTGTAG
- a CDS encoding P-II family nitrogen regulator, protein MKLVTAIVRPEKFDAIRGALESYGVQGLTVSQASGYGRQRGHTEVYRGAEYTVDLLPKLRVEVLAANEWVNDIVDVLVSTANTGRAGDGKVWVTNVEEALRVRTGERGDSAL, encoded by the coding sequence ATGAAACTCGTCACCGCAATTGTCCGGCCCGAGAAGTTCGACGCCATCCGGGGCGCCCTGGAAAGCTACGGAGTCCAGGGACTGACCGTCAGCCAGGCCAGCGGCTACGGCCGCCAGCGCGGACACACTGAGGTCTACCGCGGCGCGGAATACACCGTCGACCTGCTGCCGAAGCTGCGCGTCGAGGTGCTGGCCGCCAACGAATGGGTCAACGACATCGTGGATGTCCTTGTCTCCACTGCCAACACCGGCCGGGCCGGAGACGGCAAGGTCTGGGTGACCAATGTCGAAGAAGCACTGCGCGTCCGGACGGGCGAGCGGGGCGACTCCGCACTGTAG
- a CDS encoding ammonium transporter, producing MDLTAGHVWVMISAALVLLMTPGVAFFYGGMTRAKAALNMMMMSFVSIGLVGVVWVLWGFSMTGGDGVAGLFGSPFASFGLEGLIGTEDMISAGFGATFAIITVALISGAIADRAKFSAWAIFVPVWVTLVYCPLAFMVWGGGLLGEEGAIGSVVGEAIDFAGGTVVHVNAGVAALVLALIIGKRRGFGSDPSHRPHNIPFVMLGAALLWFGWFGFNGGAAGTAEEAGLIWVNTLAAPAAAMVGWLITERIRDGRPTSLGAASGIVAGLVAITPACASVSPIGALALGLVAGIVSALAVGLKYKFGYDDSLDVVGVHLVAGLIGTVALGFIALPVDGEGGGLFYGGGLAQLGAQIVATIVAILFSAIMTLIIGLAIHKTIGFRVSEEQEINGVDLSEHAETAYELGGVGVGGTFRPLAETVPAATKESINS from the coding sequence ATGGATCTGACAGCAGGTCACGTCTGGGTGATGATATCGGCGGCACTCGTGCTGCTCATGACTCCCGGAGTGGCATTCTTTTACGGCGGCATGACCCGGGCCAAGGCTGCCCTGAACATGATGATGATGAGCTTCGTCTCCATCGGTCTTGTCGGAGTCGTCTGGGTTCTCTGGGGCTTCTCAATGACCGGCGGAGACGGCGTTGCCGGGCTCTTCGGCAGCCCGTTCGCCTCCTTCGGCCTTGAGGGCCTGATCGGTACCGAAGACATGATCAGCGCCGGCTTCGGCGCCACCTTCGCCATCATCACCGTCGCACTCATCAGCGGGGCGATCGCAGACCGGGCCAAGTTCAGTGCCTGGGCGATCTTTGTCCCCGTGTGGGTCACCCTGGTCTACTGCCCGCTGGCCTTCATGGTCTGGGGCGGCGGCCTGCTCGGTGAAGAAGGAGCCATCGGCTCCGTGGTCGGGGAAGCCATCGACTTTGCCGGCGGCACCGTCGTACACGTCAACGCCGGCGTAGCGGCCCTGGTCCTGGCACTGATCATCGGCAAGCGCCGCGGGTTCGGCTCCGATCCGAGCCACCGTCCGCACAACATCCCGTTCGTCATGCTCGGTGCTGCACTGCTCTGGTTCGGCTGGTTCGGATTCAACGGCGGAGCCGCAGGCACTGCCGAAGAAGCCGGCCTGATCTGGGTGAACACCCTGGCAGCTCCCGCCGCCGCAATGGTCGGCTGGCTGATCACCGAACGTATCCGCGACGGCCGTCCGACCTCCCTCGGCGCAGCGTCGGGCATCGTGGCCGGCCTCGTGGCGATCACCCCGGCCTGCGCCAGCGTCTCGCCGATTGGTGCCCTGGCCCTCGGCCTGGTCGCCGGTATCGTTTCCGCCCTGGCGGTTGGCCTCAAGTACAAGTTCGGCTACGACGATTCCCTCGACGTCGTAGGCGTCCACCTGGTCGCCGGCCTCATCGGCACTGTCGCCCTGGGCTTCATTGCACTGCCGGTTGACGGCGAAGGCGGCGGCCTGTTCTACGGCGGCGGCTTGGCCCAGCTGGGTGCACAGATCGTTGCGACCATTGTGGCAATCCTCTTCTCAGCCATCATGACGCTCATCATCGGCCTGGCCATCCACAAGACCATCGGCTTCCGGGTTTCCGAGGAGCAGGAAATCAACGGCGTGGACCTCAGCGAACATGCTGAGACCGCCTACGAACTCGGCGGCGTCGGCGTCGGCGGTACCTTCCGTCCGCTGGCTGAAACCGTTCCCGCTGCCACCAAGGAGAGCATCAACTCATGA